One part of the Cherax quadricarinatus isolate ZL_2023a chromosome 13, ASM3850222v1, whole genome shotgun sequence genome encodes these proteins:
- the LOC128688550 gene encoding RING finger protein 145 isoform X2, with the protein MMSATVFLGPWHGQMSYHQALQYSGFSNMLMLQKSLFDPHNDIETLYLRQQVATIVFHTLVATFVTFFLDLECNKDKILLLVYLVPVFARLAGFPVTELHLTHNFASCFVIFLTVQYIFLCVPHVFKFLKHMYSTLVEMIEMFGPVGVVITLWSRLFVPIQLLIFWLMLFTTQLYNHYLPSHNTAVAAKPGAVVTSSGGALASVAAAVTGSGSSAGPVGTASMGSTAPSEMWYLVIVQSAAEVCYTPLMLAGTCVAVSYASRIILSITRTYTAGPGAAPLPDDLVHSGWTEGVTMALLAVQTSLLSMAMPERLAVLSIILLIVVSSLVQSMYEIVEPVVLALSAQGVASISRHARAVTACLLLLLLPLYMVYMFTLIFEQDFWLLLVVSTSIMTSVQVLGLLATYVLLTWDAVCAQPWPGLDDLVYYTRATTRVFEFIVAVFVVGAGVKESITGQWSWINAVVLLIHCYFNVWQRLQQGWKSFLLRLEAAKKISALPEASQEQLQLHNDVCAICYAEMTSARTTYCNHLFHGPCLRKWLYVQDKCPMCHAPITLKDADSNENTEASSTDAARPPPESIETELGANIPLPDDGENEDLSLLNTDDEVLFLTP; encoded by the exons ATGATGTCCGCAACTGTATTCCTCGGTCCTTGGCATGGGCAGATGTCGTATCATCAGGCTTTGCAATATTCG gGATTCTCAAATATGCTGATGTTGCAGAAGTCATTGTTTGATCCTCACAATGATATAGAAACATTGTACCTGAGGCAACAAGTTGCCACTATTGTATTTCACACACTAGTGGCAACATTTGTAACCTTCTTTCTTGATTTAGAATGCAACAAAGATAAG ATTCTGCTATTAGTGTATCTTGTGCCTGTGTTTGCTCGGTTAGCTGGATTCCCGGTAACAGAGCTCCATCTGACTCACAATTTTGCGTCTTGTTTTGTTATATTCTTGACTGTTCAgtatatatttctttgtgttccTCATGTATTTAAGTTTTTGAAACACATGTACAGTACTCTAGTAGAGATGATTGAAATGTTTGGACCTGTTGGAGTTGTAATTACCCTCTGGAGTCGTCTCTTTGTTCCTATACAACTGCTTATATTCTGGTTAATGCTTTTCACTACTCAACTATACAATCATTATTTACCTTCTCAtaatacagcagtagcagctaaGCCAGGAGCAGTTGTGACATCATCAGGTGGTGCTTTGGCTAGTGTAGCTGCAGCTGTAACAGGTAGTGGGTCATCAGCAGGGCCTGTGGGTACAGCATCTATGGGAAGTACAGCTCCAAGTGAGATGTGGTATTTGGTaatagtacagagtgctgcagAGGTTTGTTATACTCCACTTATGTTGGCTGGCACCTGTGTTGCTGTTTCTTATGCTTCTCGCATAATCTTATCCATCACTAGAACATACACAGCAGGTCCTGGAGCAGCACCACTGCCAGATGATCTTGTTCACTCAGGCTGGACAGAGGGAGTCACAATGGCTCTTCTAGCTGTACAGACCTCACTCTTGAGTATGGCTATGCCTGAACGCTTAGCAGTATTGTCTATAATCTTACTCATTGTTGTTTCATCACTGGTTCAAAGTATGTATGAAATTGTTGAACCAGTGGTTTTGGCTCTCAGTGCTCAGGGTGTAGCTTCAATATCCCGGCATGCTCGTGCTGTcactgcttgtctgctgcttctgctactgccaCTCTACATGGTATATATGTTTACACTCATATTTGAGCAAGATTTTTGGTTGCTTCTTGTTGTGTCAACCAGTATCATGACTTCTGTGCAGGTGTTGGGTTTACTAGCAACATACGTGCTTCTTACCTGGGATGCAGTATGTGCTCAGCCTTGGCCAGGGTTAGATGATTTGGTGTATTACACTCGAGCTACTACGAGGGTGTTTGAGTTCATcgttgctgtgtttgttgtgggTGCTGGAGTGAAGGAGTCAATAACGGGTCAGTGGTCATGGATCAATGCTGTTGTTTTGCTTATTCACTGTTACTTTAATGTCTGGCAACGTTTGCAACAAGGATGGAAGAGCTTCCTCTTAAGATTAGAGGCAGCCAAAAAGATATCAGCCTTACCAGAAGCTTCTCAAGAACAACTTCAGTTACACAATGACGTTTGTGCTATTTGCTATGCAGAAATGACTTCAGCACGCACTACGTATTGTAATCACTTGTTCCATGGCCCTTGTCTACGAAAATGGCTCTATGTACAAGATAAATGTCCCATGTGCCATGCTCCCATCACTCTTAAAGATGCAGATTCCAATGAAAATACTGAAGCCAGCTCGACTGATGCTGCTCGACCACCACCCGAGTCTATTGAGACAGAACTAGGGGCTAATATACCCTTGCCAGATGACGGAGAAAATGAGGATTTGAGTCTTCTGAACACTGATGATGAAG
- the LOC128688550 gene encoding RING finger protein 145 isoform X1 → MDYNIGRRVRGLGGWKLKGEQFEAIATVILRVPGYFILDYWYQNDVRNCIPRSLAWADVVSSGFAIFAVIQGVLVLLLPLELLVSLYMHYLTIAVLAAADTFSNYYIEGEKLLVNQWPDYGTVSFQGFSNMLMLQKSLFDPHNDIETLYLRQQVATIVFHTLVATFVTFFLDLECNKDKILLLVYLVPVFARLAGFPVTELHLTHNFASCFVIFLTVQYIFLCVPHVFKFLKHMYSTLVEMIEMFGPVGVVITLWSRLFVPIQLLIFWLMLFTTQLYNHYLPSHNTAVAAKPGAVVTSSGGALASVAAAVTGSGSSAGPVGTASMGSTAPSEMWYLVIVQSAAEVCYTPLMLAGTCVAVSYASRIILSITRTYTAGPGAAPLPDDLVHSGWTEGVTMALLAVQTSLLSMAMPERLAVLSIILLIVVSSLVQSMYEIVEPVVLALSAQGVASISRHARAVTACLLLLLLPLYMVYMFTLIFEQDFWLLLVVSTSIMTSVQVLGLLATYVLLTWDAVCAQPWPGLDDLVYYTRATTRVFEFIVAVFVVGAGVKESITGQWSWINAVVLLIHCYFNVWQRLQQGWKSFLLRLEAAKKISALPEASQEQLQLHNDVCAICYAEMTSARTTYCNHLFHGPCLRKWLYVQDKCPMCHAPITLKDADSNENTEASSTDAARPPPESIETELGANIPLPDDGENEDLSLLNTDDEVLFLTP, encoded by the exons GGTTGGGAGGATGGAAGCTAAAAGGTGAACAGTTTGAAGCTATAGCAACTGTAATCTTGAGAGTCCCTGGCTATTTCATTCTCGATTACTGGTATCAAAATGATGTCCGCAACTGTATTCCTCGGTCCTTGGCATGGGCAGATGTCGTATCATCAGGCTTTGCAATATTCG cTGTGATCCAAGGTGTGCTAGTCTTGCTGCTACCTTTGGAGCTGCTAGTAAGCCTTTATATGCATTACCTCACTATTGCTGTCCTGGCTGCTGCAGATACTTTCTCCAATTATTATATTGAAGGTGAAAAGCTCCTCGTGAATCAGTGGCCAGACTATGGTACTGTCAGCTTCCAG gGATTCTCAAATATGCTGATGTTGCAGAAGTCATTGTTTGATCCTCACAATGATATAGAAACATTGTACCTGAGGCAACAAGTTGCCACTATTGTATTTCACACACTAGTGGCAACATTTGTAACCTTCTTTCTTGATTTAGAATGCAACAAAGATAAG ATTCTGCTATTAGTGTATCTTGTGCCTGTGTTTGCTCGGTTAGCTGGATTCCCGGTAACAGAGCTCCATCTGACTCACAATTTTGCGTCTTGTTTTGTTATATTCTTGACTGTTCAgtatatatttctttgtgttccTCATGTATTTAAGTTTTTGAAACACATGTACAGTACTCTAGTAGAGATGATTGAAATGTTTGGACCTGTTGGAGTTGTAATTACCCTCTGGAGTCGTCTCTTTGTTCCTATACAACTGCTTATATTCTGGTTAATGCTTTTCACTACTCAACTATACAATCATTATTTACCTTCTCAtaatacagcagtagcagctaaGCCAGGAGCAGTTGTGACATCATCAGGTGGTGCTTTGGCTAGTGTAGCTGCAGCTGTAACAGGTAGTGGGTCATCAGCAGGGCCTGTGGGTACAGCATCTATGGGAAGTACAGCTCCAAGTGAGATGTGGTATTTGGTaatagtacagagtgctgcagAGGTTTGTTATACTCCACTTATGTTGGCTGGCACCTGTGTTGCTGTTTCTTATGCTTCTCGCATAATCTTATCCATCACTAGAACATACACAGCAGGTCCTGGAGCAGCACCACTGCCAGATGATCTTGTTCACTCAGGCTGGACAGAGGGAGTCACAATGGCTCTTCTAGCTGTACAGACCTCACTCTTGAGTATGGCTATGCCTGAACGCTTAGCAGTATTGTCTATAATCTTACTCATTGTTGTTTCATCACTGGTTCAAAGTATGTATGAAATTGTTGAACCAGTGGTTTTGGCTCTCAGTGCTCAGGGTGTAGCTTCAATATCCCGGCATGCTCGTGCTGTcactgcttgtctgctgcttctgctactgccaCTCTACATGGTATATATGTTTACACTCATATTTGAGCAAGATTTTTGGTTGCTTCTTGTTGTGTCAACCAGTATCATGACTTCTGTGCAGGTGTTGGGTTTACTAGCAACATACGTGCTTCTTACCTGGGATGCAGTATGTGCTCAGCCTTGGCCAGGGTTAGATGATTTGGTGTATTACACTCGAGCTACTACGAGGGTGTTTGAGTTCATcgttgctgtgtttgttgtgggTGCTGGAGTGAAGGAGTCAATAACGGGTCAGTGGTCATGGATCAATGCTGTTGTTTTGCTTATTCACTGTTACTTTAATGTCTGGCAACGTTTGCAACAAGGATGGAAGAGCTTCCTCTTAAGATTAGAGGCAGCCAAAAAGATATCAGCCTTACCAGAAGCTTCTCAAGAACAACTTCAGTTACACAATGACGTTTGTGCTATTTGCTATGCAGAAATGACTTCAGCACGCACTACGTATTGTAATCACTTGTTCCATGGCCCTTGTCTACGAAAATGGCTCTATGTACAAGATAAATGTCCCATGTGCCATGCTCCCATCACTCTTAAAGATGCAGATTCCAATGAAAATACTGAAGCCAGCTCGACTGATGCTGCTCGACCACCACCCGAGTCTATTGAGACAGAACTAGGGGCTAATATACCCTTGCCAGATGACGGAGAAAATGAGGATTTGAGTCTTCTGAACACTGATGATGAAG